A genome region from Brassica oleracea var. oleracea cultivar TO1000 chromosome C2, BOL, whole genome shotgun sequence includes the following:
- the LOC106324307 gene encoding uncharacterized protein LOC106324307, giving the protein MSSSSSDELEERLNEAFDDVFEDIYNNIVEAQTKKQRKRAYIERNREEGHTRLWNDYFSEDPTFPAHLFRRRFRMNKELFMRIVHRLSENVQFFQHRRDATGRYGLSPLQKCTAAIHLLGYGSAANTVDEYLRLSESTNSEPEPPRIKSTVKRKLHAASQVREGMY; this is encoded by the exons ATGTCATCATCTTCATCCGATGAACTCGAAGAAAGATTGAACGAAGCTTTCGACGATGTCTTCGAAGATATATACAACAACATAGTGGAGGCCCAAACCAAAAAGCAAAGGAAACGTGCATATATAGAACGAAACCGTGAAGAAGGACACACCCGTTTATGGAATGACTACTTCAGCGAAGATCCGACATTTCCGGCACATTTATTCAGACGCCGTTTCCGCATGAACAAGGAATTATTCATGCGTATAGTCCATCGCCTCTCAGAGAACGTTCAATTCTTTCAACATAGAAGAGATGCAACCGGGAGGTATGGTCTATCTCCACTGCAAAAATGTACGGCTGCAATTCATCTGCTTGGTTATGGTTCTGCGGCTAACACGGTTGACGAGTATCTCCGACTTAGTGAAAGCACG AATTCAGAGCCAGAACCACCAAGAATCAAATCGACTGTGAAGCGTAAATTGCATGCAGCTTCTCAAGTTAGGGAAGGCATGTACTAG